Part of the Falco biarmicus isolate bFalBia1 chromosome 4, bFalBia1.pri, whole genome shotgun sequence genome, ACGTGGCCATCAACGAGAAGCTCTTCAAAGAGGAGGTGCTGGGCGGGGGAGGACCTCTGCAGGTTTACACCAGGCAGAGCATGAAGAGCTTCCTTCGCCAGATGAACTACCACGGATTCGTCAAAATGCAAGGGGATGGCGAAAGATCTGCCTCCCTGCCTGAGTTCCTggcagaagaagcagcagctgctgctcacagcaagGTAGAGCCATCGCTCCGCACATCCACTAACGCTCACAGGGGTCTTGGGGGAGGGACGGACCTTCGCGTCGCATAAGGCCTCGCAATAgagggggcgggggagggcAGCGAGCGGTCCGGTTTTAGTTTCCTCCTCGGGGCGTTTTCAGGAAGGTTTGAGTTAGTCTTTCTGACTAGTAGAAACGTGGATAAAGTACAGTTTGGTTATACCTGCTTAGTTTGAAGCCGTTCCATGGAAAGACAGGCTCCGTGTAACCTCATTGCTCTGAATGTCTTTGCTACGTGTCTTGCTGCACCAAATCTGAAACCTTCCTGCCGGATGCCAAGAGGATACACTTAAGGACCCCAGTGTTACCTCCCTGCTCATGCCCACCCTGGAGTTGCTGAACAGTCATGGTATTTGGCTTTTGAAAGCACTTcttatgcttttgaaaagccTACGCTGCTCTTGCTGCCAGGGGTGGCGGTGACTGAACAGAACGCTTCACGTAACCTTTCGGCCTCAGCTTGAGGTTTCAGCCGTCCCCGAGAGTCCCTTCCACTATCCATGTTTGTCTTGTGCAATTCAGAGTCTGGCTTCTCGTAGCTTGGGCTTTTCCAGGCTTGGGATGGCGGCAACTGACTCTTCTCCTTTGCTTCTTCTAGGTACTCTACTACTATAACCCCCTCTTTAACAGAGGGCATCCCCACCTGCTGGAAAAGTGCCGGAGGAGGGATGGCCTCAAGCGGAAAGCCCTGGAGATGGATGaggggcagccctgcagaagacCAGGTGGCCAGCCTGCAGGGGACATGCCAGCGTCCACCAAGCGATGGGCTGAAGCACCTCCCAGCCTCGGTGCCACCCGTCCATCTCCACCGGCAGCTGCTCCCGCACTTCCAGAGCCGGCGGGGAGCAGCGGGCAGCAAGAACTTCAGCCCTGtggccccctcctcccccaccaccactctcagctctgccagcgTCCCCAGCACCACTCTGCAGACAAAGCCCTCCAGTCCCCCACTGCCCCACCTGCACCTGCCACCTCAGGACTGCAGACGCCATCGGACCCCAGCGCGGCACAATCTAAAGAGACGGAAAGAGTCAGCAGCCCGTCATGAATGAGTGTCCCGATGGTTGTTGCTAAGGAGTGCAGCTTAGAAGAGCTGATGAGAAACTGATTGAACAATAAAGCTTTTCCAGTTGTCCTGTCCTGTTTGCACAGTGGAAGCCCAGACCTGAGTTTTTATTTCACCTAAGCAGAAGCGAGCCCACAAGCCATTTAATCGTCTTCCATTAACAGTTAAGCTCTAGATTCTTAGCCTTACTGAGTAAAAAGATAGATGGTGTTTGCATGATGCATGCACTGAGGGTGTTCTTCCTAATGGCAACATCTGAGCGAAAGGGGGATGCCATCAAGAACTGTGGAGACTACATACTTGTTTAAAgtaagaatatattaaaaagaaaaaggttttgaatCAAACCACACTGAAATCAGAAGTTTGCACAACTCCTCACAAATCAAGAGCTCCCCAGCCAGAAGGTGCCTTCTTTCCCTGCACATGACCACTGGTGGTCTTGGTTTCACTGGGCACTTGCACAGTGCAGGCTTGGAAGAGGGCATtaggacatttttttccactgaaagggttgtcaggcattggaagaggctgctcagggaactggttgagtcaccatccctggagggattgAAAAGACCTGTAGCTGTGGCGGTTAGAGACACGAGTGTCCCTGAagggtgggcttggcagtgttagctTAATGGTTGCCCTTGATCTTAagggccttttccaacctaaatgattctattctttctaagaaaaggttttcttcctg contains:
- the LOC130147670 gene encoding heat shock transcription factor, X-linked-like; translated protein: MQVVGEERHVQPGGDGHDTKQVPPASSKSVGQGSGLLSLRFPQKLWMIVESDQFRSIWWSKGGKYVAINEKLFKEEVLGGGGPLQVYTRQSMKSFLRQMNYHGFVKMQGDGERSASLPEFLAEEAAAAAHSKVLYYYNPLFNRGHPHLLEKCRRRDGLKRKALEMDEGQPCRRPGGQPAGDMPASTKRWAEAPPSLGATRPSPPAAAPALPEPAGSSGQQELQPCGPLLPHHHSQLCQRPQHHSADKALQSPTAPPAPATSGLQTPSDPSAAQSKETERVSSPS